The following is a genomic window from Nicotiana tabacum cultivar K326 chromosome 3, ASM71507v2, whole genome shotgun sequence.
GGAAGAAAACACAAGGCAAACATGAAGAATTTGACATGTGAAATGCACAAAATCTATAGTGTCGTCATAAGAATTATACCACATAGCTAGTAGAAGTACTAGAGTCGAACACATAAAGTGTGTAGACACAAATAAAAGACCCCAAGAACAAGAAGTGTTCGTCAAAGAACTTTAGTTCAGGCACCAAGATATTTTAAGTTGTGTCTCATCACCCATGAGGTTTGAAGGCAACACTAAACATAACTATTTCACTTAATTATTTTTTAGTCctttgtcatatatatatatatatatatatatatatatatttaatgttTACAGTTATTATTCTTAAATTTGATAAATATTTTAAAGTTTTCTCTTCTGTTGTGTCTTTCTTCATTAAAACTCGCGCTATATTTGTATTTCGCACTCAAAGCTCCAACagtcatcaacacaatatttgcCTAGAACAAGTCATCAGAAAGAGGAACAGAAATCCTAATAATTATTAAAAGTATTAATGGTGAAAATACTAGAAAGAAATACACATTCATCCAACTGATATGAAATGATAGAAGATATATTAATAAAATTCCATCACATTCACCAAATGCTAAAAGCTGAAAGCATTGATGACCTAGCACAGAGATGAGTTGTGACTCATAGAGCAGAGACGAAGCGAGAGACGAGCTTAGACTTGGGTTTGCACTTCACACTGAGAtgtgaatcacaccccaatttatTTTTGTAATCAATTTTGAGAAATGACAAAAATGGAACCTTAAGCTTGGGGTAGGTTTAACATAGTCCCTTAAGTATACCCTGAGTAGTTCTGGTCCTTTTTAAGTTTATAAAAAGTAAGTACTTTTGGTGTCCGTCTATATTTAACAAATCCTAGTTCTTAAATTTAACATGAGTTCTAAACAAATAAATATCTAACGTGAACTCACATTTGAAGGAACATTTTTTTCAGTTTCTCCAATCTTCGGTCTATGTTTATTTTTAGCGCAATTCTTTGAGgtgtaattttttgttttttttaaatctaTTTCTCGTGTCTAGTAAAGTTTTTAGAATTACAATTTCTGGTGGGTTCGACAAGAAGGTCTGGTTTTCGACAAGACTCCAACGGAGTTTTTGGTTAAATATTTATTTCGCAATTTTCGTTAAATGTAATAACTACAGTTTATTTGATTTAGACAGAAAGTGCTCATTTTTCGACATTTTTAAACGACAAAACTATTCATGAGTACATTTGAAAGACTTTTAGACCTATCTCCAAGTACAAGGAAtcaattttatcattttctcaatGTTTTATTAATTTCTTTCTGTTCTCACCCTTTAGGCACCAATTCCGTCAATTGGCTAGTAACAACCCAGATGCTAATGGGCTAAGTACACAAATTAGTTGTTTTTGGGACCCCCTATTCAAGAAATAGCCGAAGttcacaagttttaaaagtttaGCTGCATTAAACTTAAATTCAGACAGCGGGACAGAAGTTGAAAATGGCGAGTCTTAAGAGAAGTACTTTGTGCTTTATGGAAATTACTTGTGTAGCTTACTCTGAGTAGGTGACTTGTCGCCTAAGAAGTTCTATCATGATGGAGTTGCTTTTGGTTAATGAAATACTCCTAGAAAATATGTACTAGCCTACTAGGATTCTTTTGTGGTATAAGAATTTTCTTTTTAGAAACGGATTCTCGCAATTAGTTTGGTTTCTTGATCGACTATTGTGCTACTAATGCACCCTAACTATCAAGGTTAATGATTCTCATTGAAGAAGTGTGTGCGTTCAAAGTTTAGCAGCCAAAGAGAGCATAGTATCGACCAGCTCATTGTTTTCCGGAAAAGTTAGGTTGAAATTCCTTAGGTTTGTGCGTCATGATCTTTTCACCTTTGAGTCATAGTGATTTCTACGTAAATTAATCGTGTGTTCTTTACTTTTATGGACTTTACTTTCTTACGGCTCAGTTAATTGTTAGGAATACCAAGTGAACCAAATTCAATGTAATAGTTCCTATAATTTGAGCAAATTTTAGGTAATTTTAAGATAAGATAAAATTCGTAAcaaccatttcaccttccctcatatGTTGTGTGAGTGCAtgaaacaacaaaggaaaaattattttattgataaacaatTATGTTTACAGTTTGCACCAACGTTAACTTGAGTATTTTCCTGTTAAAGCTTCTTTAACACTCTTTGCAATCGACAAAGAAGTTTAATCATCACGTATGGCAATTTCATCATTCTCTATACTCAACGAATTGTTCCTAAAAGCTGAAACGTGATAGGAAGGAAGGAAAGAAATGCAGATTACAAAGCCAGAACTATACGATCATTTCCACTAAATAACAATGTTAGCTATTGTTCTGTCAAATCATACCATCTGGAGTCCTCAGAATTTCCCGTTACCAATAATCCATAACCAATCTAAGGCAACACCAGAAAATATTCCACCTAGTaggaatagcactagtatgttaCCCAATGCATTTTGCTCTGGCCCCTACAAATATCAAAATTTCAGCAAAtgttaaaaaaattaagaaaagatgaaaaaatgaCAGCTCTATGCATTCTGAAACAGTAAATTTTACCAACCTTGTATCCTTGAGGAGCAACGGTCATGACACAAACAGTGAGATAACCATTTGTGAGTCCCAAGAAGGATACAAGAAATATCATCCAGCCTTGATCGCCGTACTTTGCAGTGAAGTAGAAACAAGGGATCAGCAAGAAACGAGAGAGTGTCGCGATCATGAGGCCTTTTCGTGATTTAAGCTTGATTTTCTCTATCAGTGGAATGTATCTTGCTATTAAATCCCAAACATTGTACATTGCTATCAAAACTAGAGCATACCTGTAACAAAACCATTTTTTAAGCAAAACATTATTTTCAATAATTCAAATTAATATGCAGTTAGCTTAGTTTCTATCAAGCCTAGCATGTCTTATCTTCTTTGGGTGAGAACTCCAAGATATCAAGTTGACTCTGCACATGCTCAAGATAATATGGAACAGTGTGCCATTTGAATTTCAATTTGATACTGTAAATGATCACATGGAGTTCCAGAATGCTAATTCTACATATTGGAACATTCTATATATTTCATTTTTTAtccattttcttaaaataatGCCTAATACTGACAGTTGAAAAGGAAATTAATGAGGTATTGCAAATCATTATAGCAAAGATTTCTAGGCATGCACACTTACCATGAGCCCAATTTGTGGGTACCAGTATTCTCATACAAGAATCCGGGGAAAATTGATAAAGTGAGGACATATATCAAGTATAAGTCCAATGCATAATCAATGTTCTGGAAAAACAATTGTTTGGTACTCAGACGTTGTAATTGCTTAGCATCATCACCAGCCTGTCGAGTTGAATGAAACATATCAAATGTTATGATCATGAAAATCACTTATAACAGTTTTTATTAGTTTGAAGAGAAAAAAGTTGTTTACTTTTTCGATTTGTTGAGTTTGAATGCCTGCAGCAGCTAAGTCTGCTGCAACAGTTGTTGATCCTTCTCCAGCTGCCTTTGTGCGATAGTGCTTTACAATTGGTAGCTTAGGGAAGATGAATGCATATAGAAGGATGCATAGAAATTCAAAGAATGTAGAAATGGCAAGAAACAACACTGCAAAATCAAGAATTCTAAGTTTCTCACAGGAGGAAGACTCAACACAGATATCGAAAAACATCAATTTGGATTGGATTGAACGTAAACCAAGCATAGTGTTATTCCATTTAACTTTGCAACAACGAGATCAGAATTACGTACTAACTCCTTTGCGTAGACCGTTGCTACTGTTTTCAAAAGCTGCTTTGGTCATTAGCCTTAAACCAGAGGTGAGAGCTCCAGATGCAGCAAGACCAGCTAAAAATGACTGCATAATTCATTGAGTCAAAATACAAACTTAATTCAGGATTTCATGTAGTAATTGAAGTAGAAATAAGTTAAAAAAATGTTACTGCAACCTACTTGGATGAACTCAGGGCACATGAATGATAAATCTCCAACCATTCCACCTTGAACATGAGCATCTGCAACTCCAAATGTACCTACTATAGCACATACACCAATGTAATTTCCAAGTCCACCTTTACCAGACGTCGCCAAATCCAACTGGACAGAAGCGAAAACACATATTACGAAAGAGTGAGCAAAACAACGACAACATAAAAACCAGAAATCAGAAAAAGCAGAACATACCACTATGAGTGAAAATGTGCTTAAGGTGAAAACAGTATATCCAGCTAAGTTGCGCATTCTTGTATCAACTTTTGCCTCATTATATGCAAGAAGTGCCATTGTTCCAAGTGCAAACGGTTGATAAACTAGGGTGAGAACCCTTGAAGGATGATAATTCTTTAACACGAAGACAAAATAAAACCAGtcagtaaataataaaaaattcaaaaaatccaAGGTGATTTGATTGCATCATTTCAACTTTTCTGTGTCTACATTGGAAGAAAGACTGACCGGATACAGTGCATAGTAGTAATCTCCAATGCTCAGCAAACTATTCCAAGAAACAAGTGAACCAAGTCCCAGAATCCAACAAACAAGCATACCCATAAATTTCCCCTGAAAAAATTTACATACTTTATATCTCAAATATACCATATTTTCAAGTAACTCCTCCAATTGTACCATAAAAGGATAAAGTAACGAAAATTACTGTCTGAAACAAACCTCAAGCCTAGTAGGACTTGGACTAATGCTTGAAATAGCAGTAGTCATGGCTGCTTCTTTGTTGATCAAATTCCAACACCAAATACTGCAGTTGCACAAACTATCATATATCAATCTTTGATACTATAATTCAGTGTAAACAGAAATCTCACGACAGGGcaacccggtgcactaagctccggCTATGCGCAGGGTTCGGAAAGGGcaggaccacaagggtctatcgtatGCAGCCTTACCATAcatttccacggcttgaacccctAACCTCCTGGTTATATGGAGACAACTTTAACAATTACGCCAAACCTCCCCTTAAACAGAAATCTCACAACGAATTTGAAATTCATAAAAAAGAAATAACAAGGTATGAAAAAGACCTTATAGCAACTGGTTAGGATGAAGAAGActgaaatagcaaaaataaaaggGTTCATATATAGATGAACATACATTGAAATAATAACTAATACTAGTAGGACAGAGACCTTATCAAGTGACAATAAAAGATAAGCTTCCTTTTGTTACAAAGGTATGGAGTCTCTGTTGACTGCAAAAATGTAAAAGGATGTGAACGGAAGATTCTTTTATGAATTTTTGGGAATCTCTAGGGTCAATTCAATTGTGAATGACTCATTAGAAGTGATAATTGTAGAGCAAGTTGTGGAGTAGAAAAACCTTATAAAGCGGCTTGGCGGTAGGGGAGTAATTGATTGGTATCGGATTCGTATATTTATGCATTTATTGAAATCCATACTATATTTAATGGCAAAATCCATGCAATAATAGTCGGAATATAATTAATGTTGGTATTGTCTGCTCATATTGATGATAAATTATTGAAGGTTATTATTAACCCTCCACTTATAGAAAACCATTTAATTATTATCAAACAGAACTTTACGTAATAGGTATGAAGCGTTGCGTACTCTACCACTACCAGTCAACTACTGTAATAGTTAGGTGGGGATTTGATTAGGGGGTCTTAACATAGAATGATATTCAAGGGTTATTTTCTAAGATTCAATTAATGTTACTTTATGAATTTAGAAAACGAGATCAAAAAGTGAACTGGCAATATTCATTGTTTAAATATAAGGTCCTAGAAAATATAGAAAGAGTTGAGggtgctaaaataaataaataaataagagatAGCCCGAATTTAGTGACCTTAATTTCAAACGTCTGCTGACTTATTTGAGTTACCTTTTTCTCCCAAACTCTTTAATGAAAAAATTATAAAGAGAGAGACTTCCAAAACGAGTATAACTCTAATGAAAGACGAAAATTGTTTTATCTGCATAAGGAGGGCAAAGGAGTATTCAGAATATTCTGCAAACAAAGAACAAAAAGTCGAATTAATTAATACATGGGTCTCCATTGAAGAAAAGCTATCTGGTTTTGTGTCCACATTTTAAACTAAACATCTACGAGGTACTAAAGTATTTGTTAAGGTGAATTTAAATTAATGGAACTTGTGAGTTTCGACTATTATTAgataattaaaaaacaaaaaggtcGTACTCATCGGCGTATAGCTGTGGAAGAGAATCCAAGTAGAAGATACAAGCGAGAAAATGATGGTCAACTTCTGAATTTCGTTATCACTACTTTTGAACTGTATGCCAGATTTTATTGGATGTTACTCATGTTAGTGTATATCATCGATCACATCATTTTGAAATACCATTCGGTGGACAGAAATCTTGGAACACTGTTTTTGGCTTGGTTGGCTCCATCCATTACGAATTGTCAATTTTGTAATCATCTTTTTTCCTAGCTTAATTTGTCGCATTTAGGGAAGAGTTGGGTATCTGGGAGAGTAAAGAAATTTGGTAGACTTTTGGTACATACAATTGCGCATAGGGCTATGCATAGTTTGATAAATACTGAAATGAAAATTATAAtgtatgtttttgtatttttgatttttataCGATATTTGGTacgatattttttttaaaaatattggtATTTGGTATGTCATTTGGTGTTtatagaaaaataccaaaacCTAAAATTTCAGCATAAAAGCTTCTTGATCTAGCTGATTAAAAGATTGTtgcttttgaaaaaaattaataattttatttagtatGTTCTAGTGTATTAACAAACTAGAGGACTGTTTTTTTCCGTTTGGTTACTCAGTTTATTCTCCTCATGCTGTTAAAGTCTCTTCTGGTTACGCATGATATGCCCGTTGTTACATGTCACTAATAAATGTCGAAAAACTATTAACATAAAAGTTATTTTCTTACAATATAATGTAGAAACACGTCATACGGTAATCAGCATTTGGTTTCCAAAGTACATGAGTTAGCATGTGGAAACGTATACGTACTATAAGTCCCAAAAATGTGCTAAGTTGAAATGCTGGTGTGTGAACACTCAACAACTCGTTCACACAAGGACTACTACAATACTGCCCAACTTCCAGAAACGTGCATTATATTAGGTCTTGCTAGCTCTCTTGTTCACTCGTTTCCTCTCAGTTTTTATTTGCTCATGCTGTAGTCTAACAAGCAATTTTTGGCTGCTGTAAGTTGTAACCTAAGGGCAGTCGTGGAGTCAGGAACATGATTACTAAAAGAAATAAGTTAGAAAACACCTTGGATTCAGACCTATGGCATAAAGTGATTTTTGAGTCACTACGTAAACGAGATTCAGAAATATACAtgttaacaaaaaaaaattgttttctgTATAAATAGTACTATAATTTTGTGAAAGAGAATCCAATTGAACTTTCTTGAGCAATGAGTAGCTCCATTTCTGCTAAGGCCTAAAGGAAATGCTAATTAACGACGAGACTGAGAAATTTTAGATGGTCACAATTTAAATTTTCCGAATGGGCTTTTTCTCGATGTTTCTAGAAAGCCCAAGAATATATTTTGGGCTGACGGGAAACGTCGGCCTAAAGAAGTAGCCCGCCTCTTAAAGACACCTCCTAgacgtaaaaattgcacgggcgtC
Proteins encoded in this region:
- the LOC107768562 gene encoding equilibrative nucleotide transporter 3-like isoform X1 gives rise to the protein MTTAISSISPSPTRLEGKFMGMLVCWILGLGSLVSWNSLLSIGDYYYALYPNYHPSRVLTLVYQPFALGTMALLAYNEAKVDTRMRNLAGYTVFTLSTFSLIVVCSAFSDFWFLCCRCFAHSFVICVFASVQLDLATSGKGGLGNYIGVCAIVGTFGVADAHVQGGMVGDLSFMCPEFIQSFLAGLAASGALTSGLRLMTKAAFENSSNGLRKGVMLFLAISTFFEFLCILLYAFIFPKLPIVKHYRTKAAGEGSTTVAADLAAAGIQTQQIEKAGDDAKQLQRLSTKQLFFQNIDYALDLYLIYVLTLSIFPGFLYENTGTHKLGSWYALVLIAMYNVWDLIARYIPLIEKIKLKSRKGLMIATLSRFLLIPCFYFTAKYGDQGWMIFLVSFLGLTNGYLTVCVMTVAPQGYKGPEQNALGNILVLFLLGGIFSGVALDWLWIIGNGKF
- the LOC107768562 gene encoding equilibrative nucleotide transporter 3-like isoform X2 gives rise to the protein MTTAISSISPSPTRLEGKFMGMLVCWILGLGSLVSWNSLLSIGDYYYALYPNYHPSRVLTLVYQPFALGTMALLAYNEAKVDTRMRNLAGYTVFTLSTFSLIVLDLATSGKGGLGNYIGVCAIVGTFGVADAHVQGGMVGDLSFMCPEFIQSFLAGLAASGALTSGLRLMTKAAFENSSNGLRKGVMLFLAISTFFEFLCILLYAFIFPKLPIVKHYRTKAAGEGSTTVAADLAAAGIQTQQIEKAGDDAKQLQRLSTKQLFFQNIDYALDLYLIYVLTLSIFPGFLYENTGTHKLGSWYALVLIAMYNVWDLIARYIPLIEKIKLKSRKGLMIATLSRFLLIPCFYFTAKYGDQGWMIFLVSFLGLTNGYLTVCVMTVAPQGYKGPEQNALGNILVLFLLGGIFSGVALDWLWIIGNGKF